The Thermoanaerobaculia bacterium DNA window TGCGGCCTTGGTAAGGTTGGCGCAGCGATGATCCTGGCGGGCGATATCGGCGGTACCCAGACGACGCTGGCGGTGTTCGCCGCCACTGGCGGGCCCGGCGGGCCCGATGGCCCCGGCGGCCCCGACGGGCAGAGGCCGGGCTTCGTCCGCGACTCCGCGATCGTCGAGCGCTATTCGAGCCGCGACTTCGCCTCCTTCGACGAGATCCTCGGCGACTTCTACGGGCGTCACCGGCCGCGGCTCGTGGCCGCCTGCATCGGCATCGCGGGGCCGGTGCGGGAGAACCGCTGCACGGCGACGAACCTCCCCTGGACGGTCGAGGGCGCCGAGCTCGCGCGACTCACCGGTCTCGGCGAGTTCCGCCTCCTGAACGACCTCGAGGCGGTGGGTTACGGCATCGACACCCTCGAGCCGCAGGAGATCCTCGAGCTCCAGGCAGGCGCGCCGGTTCCCGGTGCCGTGGGCAATCGCGCGGTCATCGCCGCCGGCACCGGCCTCGGCGAGGCCGGACTCTTCTGGGACGGCGACGTCTGGCGACCGTTCGCGACCGAAGGCGGACACGCCGACTTCGCGCCGAAGGACGAGCTCGAGATCGCGCTGCTGCGTTTTCTCCAGCGCGACCACGAGCGCGTCAGCTGGGAGCGCGTCCTCTCCGGCCCGGGTCTTGCCGACATCTATCGCTTCCTGCTGGAAACGCAGGGCGGCCCGGACTCCGAGCCGCCGGGCCTGGTCGAGGAGATGCGAGCCGGCGAGCCGGCCGCGGTGATCGCGAAGTACGCCGCGCGAGACAGGAGCGCAACCTGCGTGCGGGCGATGGAGCTCTTCGCCCGCCTCTACGGCG harbors:
- the glk gene encoding glucokinase gives rise to the protein MILAGDIGGTQTTLAVFAATGGPGGPDGPGGPDGQRPGFVRDSAIVERYSSRDFASFDEILGDFYGRHRPRLVAACIGIAGPVRENRCTATNLPWTVEGAELARLTGLGEFRLLNDLEAVGYGIDTLEPQEILELQAGAPVPGAVGNRAVIAAGTGLGEAGLFWDGDVWRPFATEGGHADFAPKDELEIALLRFLQRDHERVSWERVLSGPGLADIYRFLLETQGGPDSEPPGLVEEMRAGEPAAVIAKYAARDRSATCVRAMELFARLYGAEAGNLALQMMATGGLYIGGGIAPKNLRYLQTGSFLEAFLAKGRMRPLLEAMPVRILLNTRTALLGAARCAAMSRESSATS